In Natrinema amylolyticum, the DNA window TCGAAGATCACGATGTCGTCACCGGCGCGGACAGCCGTCATCTGTCGCCCGACTTCCTCGTAGCCGCCGATTGTTGCGATTTCAATTTCCATTGGTGGGGCCGATCAGAGCAGTCCTGTGGACAGTCGTACAGCCAGAATGGCTGCTGGGTGAGATGTCCTGCAACGGAGCATGGATTCGATCACGTTCGCTGTGGTTCGAATCGAAGGCTCAGTCCCAACTGTGCCAGGGACAGCGCCTGTTTCGGTTAGTGAATCAACGACTCCCCCGACGTAAGTAGTTCTGGGTTTCAGGGCGGACACTGAGAAACTGGGTGAATTCGATTAACTGTCTTGAGTGGAATCCGGTCTCGGTCGTGAGTGATATAACGATTGATCCGAGAATCCGGGTTCAGTTCTGCACTCTCCAGAACTGGCTTGTGAGGTAACCCGAAATCGGCGGCACGAACGGTGACGTGCGGGGATTCTACGAGATCGGGTGACGGCGGGTATGCAGAGCTACTGAGAACTCGAGCAGAGAAACGGGGTAGACGGTCGTCCGGTCTGGAGTCGACATCGGTGATCGGTGATCGTCAGGGCGCGGATATTCGACCACTTGAGCGGTGATCGGGAGGCCAGCTCGCCAAACGATTTCGTTGTGGCGCTCGTCCCAGGGGTACTCTCTCGGGAGTTCGATTATACTGGGCCAGGCGCTGTAGGCACTCTTGTCGCGGTTAGTCCGTGGTCTCGTAGGGGTGTGTGACGCTGCTATCGGTCGGGCATCGCAGGAGAGGTGGGGTCGGTTACTGGTTGATATACTGTTGTTCCCACTCTCGGCGCTCTTCGATGGCCTGTTGGCCGCGATCACTAATCTCGTAATAGTTCGTCCGTCGATCGAGTTGTCCTTTTTCAACGAGATCTTTGTTGACGAGCGTATCGAGATTGGGATACAAGCGTCCGTGATTGATTTCACTGTTGTAATACGTCTCGACTTCGTCTTTCACGTCTTGGCCCGACGGTTGATCGGCCCCTGCGATCACGTACAGCAGGTCGCGTTGAAACCCTGTCAGATCGTCCATTTTGTACTCAGGTGGACGGACGGGAACCCGACTATTTGTTATCGATTTCGTATCAACCGTTTCCAGTACGTTCAGTGGAGCTAACTGAGTCATTCGTGGTACTGTCTGTCGTTTCGTCTGGTAATCGCGGCCTACATTCGACCGCTCGCCCTCGTTCCACCCGTCTTAGATTTTCGAGAGAAAACAGCAACAGGCGGCACGTGCGGGACTATGTTTACAGTGAGCACACCGGTGTACTCGGGTGATGATGAGCGACGGTCGAGCGTCGGGACGACAGGAGCCACTGAAAGTCAATGCACTCGATCGCACGATAGCTGTGCGATCGGTGTGTGAATCGTTTCGGTTGGTACTATAGCGAGACGAGGGTTCGGCTCGGGTAGTCGAACCACGATGGCGTCCGCTAGTGTCGAGTAGTGTGCTGAAGAATGATATTCGAAGTGTGAAACCCGTTACCGAACGTAAAAAGCCGTATTACAGGCGGGTGACGTTGGTGGCGCGGGGGCCCTTGGGGGCCTGTTCGATATCGAATTCGATGTCTGTGCCTTCTTCGAGGTCCGGACCGCCAACGTCTTCCATGTGGAAGAAAACGTCATCGTCTGCGTCGTCCGTCTCAATGAAACCGTAGCCGCCTGTGTCGTTGAAGAAATCAACGTTTCCTTTCGCCATTGCAATTCAATCGAGGCCGGGGATACGTATAACAGTTGTGTTACAGATCATATATCGAAACGAAAATAATTCAGCCCGGAATCCGACGATCGACCGACGCACG includes these proteins:
- a CDS encoding helix-turn-helix transcriptional regulator yields the protein MDDLTGFQRDLLYVIAGADQPSGQDVKDEVETYYNSEINHGRLYPNLDTLVNKDLVEKGQLDRRTNYYEISDRGQQAIEERREWEQQYINQ
- a CDS encoding cold-shock protein; this encodes MAKGNVDFFNDTGGYGFIETDDADDDVFFHMEDVGGPDLEEGTDIEFDIEQAPKGPRATNVTRL